A section of the Streptomyces sp. V3I8 genome encodes:
- a CDS encoding AAA family ATPase — protein sequence MEVTPSETRGRLPYADGAPVYAEAGWTGVIPAKGKVVQLQGVTGGSGRQTQPEEYLKWAQSGPGGYYRQNLALRLSDALVGLDVDAYGGKSGAATLAALETAHGPLPATYSSTSRGPGPSRIFFYQLPPGTGRLNTLPGPGIETIQHHHRYAVVWPSLHPGTGETYRWFGPDGERLEDGVVPSPDDFPALPAAWVAALSSEVVPALSGTVVPVLDGEPLDVRAMLTPGAVTEGQDNKLTALAWHLYHSDLPRSTCVDILEGVVAGFADNPTAGKAPWKQGDGEAKWEYLEAKGKQRGEVIAASNKFDQLVILQQQRLRVNAEAARRERSESRPERPKMLTGAEFLAADFGGVMWRVDGLLAQGGNALLAAQAKAGKTTLRNNLIKSLVDGDPFLGRFEVAPDGVLAVFDLEMPDEMAQDWLRRLKIQYPERFMYVPMLGRGASLDPTDPDNVAEWADDLKAAGVTTMLIDCLSPLLAAFGLDEDKPSQVRPLLEGFNTLKRAAGVQEIVLIHHMGHNGTRARGASSLLDWPDAIWDLTKNEQEERFLSARGRGVDVSKSLLEFDPEAKALTLADAEPAVPELKQATGMTESKILAHFEKHPEPLTRNELANAVPGRKATILSAVKVLLAADRLSEDAGKVGPVFDALFG from the coding sequence GTGGAAGTAACCCCGTCCGAGACGCGCGGCCGTCTGCCCTACGCCGACGGCGCCCCGGTCTACGCCGAGGCCGGTTGGACGGGCGTGATCCCGGCCAAGGGCAAGGTGGTTCAGCTCCAGGGTGTCACCGGCGGCTCGGGCCGCCAGACGCAGCCGGAGGAGTACTTGAAGTGGGCGCAGTCGGGCCCGGGTGGCTACTACCGCCAGAACCTCGCCCTGCGGCTCTCGGACGCCCTTGTGGGCCTGGACGTGGACGCCTACGGCGGGAAGTCCGGAGCCGCCACCCTGGCGGCCCTGGAGACCGCTCACGGCCCGCTGCCCGCCACCTACTCCAGCACTTCGCGCGGCCCGGGGCCGTCCCGGATCTTCTTCTACCAGCTCCCCCCTGGTACGGGGCGGCTCAACACCCTTCCCGGGCCGGGTATCGAGACGATCCAGCACCACCACCGGTACGCCGTGGTATGGCCCTCCCTGCACCCGGGCACCGGCGAGACGTACCGCTGGTTCGGTCCGGACGGGGAGCGCCTGGAGGACGGCGTGGTGCCGTCCCCGGACGACTTCCCGGCGCTGCCTGCCGCGTGGGTTGCGGCGCTCTCCTCGGAGGTCGTCCCTGCCCTCTCCGGCACGGTGGTGCCGGTCCTGGACGGCGAGCCACTGGACGTGCGCGCCATGCTCACCCCGGGCGCGGTGACGGAGGGCCAGGACAACAAGCTGACCGCCCTGGCATGGCACCTCTACCACTCGGATCTCCCGCGCTCCACGTGTGTGGACATCCTCGAAGGGGTGGTGGCGGGCTTCGCGGATAACCCGACGGCGGGCAAGGCCCCGTGGAAGCAGGGCGACGGCGAAGCGAAGTGGGAGTACCTGGAGGCGAAGGGCAAGCAGCGCGGCGAAGTCATTGCGGCCTCCAACAAGTTCGATCAGTTGGTGATCCTTCAGCAGCAGCGGTTGCGTGTAAACGCGGAAGCCGCGCGACGGGAGCGGTCCGAGAGCCGCCCGGAGCGCCCCAAGATGCTGACCGGTGCCGAGTTCCTGGCGGCGGACTTCGGCGGCGTGATGTGGCGCGTTGACGGCCTGCTCGCTCAGGGCGGGAATGCGCTATTGGCGGCACAGGCGAAGGCGGGCAAGACCACGCTCCGGAACAACCTGATCAAGTCGCTGGTGGACGGTGATCCCTTCCTTGGGCGGTTCGAAGTCGCCCCGGATGGCGTTCTGGCCGTGTTCGACCTGGAGATGCCGGACGAGATGGCGCAGGACTGGCTGCGCCGCCTGAAGATCCAGTACCCCGAGCGGTTCATGTACGTGCCGATGCTCGGGCGGGGCGCCTCCCTGGACCCCACCGACCCGGACAACGTGGCCGAGTGGGCGGACGATCTGAAGGCCGCCGGGGTCACCACGATGCTGATCGACTGCCTCTCTCCGCTGCTGGCCGCGTTCGGCCTTGACGAAGACAAGCCGTCTCAGGTCCGGCCGCTGCTGGAGGGCTTCAACACGCTGAAGCGGGCGGCGGGGGTGCAGGAGATCGTCTTGATTCACCACATGGGTCACAACGGCACGCGGGCCCGGGGTGCTTCCAGCCTGCTGGACTGGCCGGACGCCATTTGGGATCTGACGAAGAACGAGCAGGAGGAACGGTTCCTGTCGGCTCGGGGACGTGGTGTGGATGTCTCGAAGTCCCTGCTGGAGTTCGACCCGGAGGCGAAGGCGCTCACTTTGGCCGACGCCGAACCGGCGGTCCCCGAGCTGAAGCAGGCAACCGGGATGACCGAATCCAAGATCCTCGCGCACTTCGAGAAGCACCCGGAGCCGCTGACCCGGAACGAACTGGCGAACGCGGTCCCCGGCCGGAAGGCCACGATTCTGTCGGCGGTGAAGGTACTTCTGGCGGCTGACCGGCTCTCCGAGGACGCCGGGAAGGTCGGTCCTGTCTTCGACGCCCTGTTCGGATAA
- a CDS encoding HGGxSTG domain-containing protein: MRASGGRGPHARVQSANGGGNGPETPEDGRCTARTRSGGRCRGMAVTGATVCRMHGGAAPQVRAAGQRREATAEFLRTYGDVDGPQEDPAVVVSRLIRQASGHVAWLLERVQETEAEALVWGMTSEVERQGGEFPGVDTTYSAAVNGWVRLYGEERDRLLKMCDLAARMGVNERLVTLAEVQAKIMFEAMNRALDALELTAEQRRRVPDVMAGLLRGMATEERPELPAA, encoded by the coding sequence ATGCGTGCGTCTGGAGGGCGTGGACCCCATGCGCGCGTCCAGTCGGCCAACGGTGGCGGGAACGGCCCGGAGACGCCCGAGGACGGCCGCTGCACGGCCCGCACGCGGTCCGGCGGCCGGTGCCGGGGTATGGCCGTCACCGGGGCGACCGTGTGCCGGATGCACGGTGGTGCGGCGCCGCAGGTGCGGGCCGCCGGCCAGCGCCGGGAGGCCACCGCCGAGTTCCTGCGCACCTACGGGGACGTGGACGGTCCGCAGGAAGACCCGGCGGTCGTCGTCTCCCGGCTGATCCGGCAGGCGTCCGGCCATGTGGCGTGGCTTCTGGAGCGCGTACAGGAGACCGAGGCGGAAGCCCTGGTGTGGGGCATGACCTCCGAAGTGGAGCGCCAGGGCGGGGAGTTCCCCGGCGTGGACACCACGTACAGCGCGGCCGTGAACGGCTGGGTGCGGCTGTACGGGGAGGAGCGGGACCGGCTGCTGAAGATGTGCGACCTCGCGGCCCGCATGGGCGTGAATGAGCGCCTGGTGACGCTGGCCGAGGTCCAGGCAAAGATCATGTTCGAGGCGATGAACCGGGCGCTGGACGCCCTGGAGCTGACGGCGGAGCAGCGGCGCCGGGTGCCGGACGTGATGGCCGGTCTCCTGCGGGGCATGGCCACCGAGGAGCGGCCGGAACTTCCCGCCGCTTGA
- a CDS encoding helix-turn-helix domain-containing protein, whose protein sequence is MANEDLGKTLRRLRRLASLTQEELAERSGVSVDVIRQLEQQRKHSARLPTLHALANGLGVELTTLLGDPPAVAAGGESDGPRFVAVRRAVMPALWGPQPEPTGPDFSMERLREQIADGWSQYHAAEFDSVMKSLPDLITDARSATVSGSDDDRRAGFAALGKALQLAGHVAVRMGKTDLALTSLERAISAAEQSADPLLVPMVVNSVAWTYQRQGRLEDALGIALRSAEAIESGGHTDTADGLKVWGALTMSAATSAARSGDYERAAELMAGAEKEAARVSKLPAGSDNRMVSVFSPSSVRIERVRLAVQYGHPQDALALAKGMRLSKDTPPSWRTWLLLDVARAHTDTGDAAGAVKALESLRRVAPTWMQHHTLAVAIVRDLWALPNHPAGLRPLAEFLGVSE, encoded by the coding sequence GTGGCAAACGAAGACCTGGGGAAGACCCTGCGCCGTCTGCGTCGTCTGGCCTCCCTGACGCAAGAAGAGCTGGCCGAGCGCTCCGGCGTGTCCGTCGACGTGATCCGTCAGCTTGAACAGCAGCGGAAGCACTCGGCACGCCTCCCCACGCTTCACGCTCTCGCCAACGGCTTGGGCGTGGAGCTGACCACGCTGCTGGGCGACCCTCCGGCGGTCGCGGCAGGTGGAGAGAGTGACGGGCCGCGCTTCGTCGCCGTACGCCGTGCCGTCATGCCCGCGCTATGGGGGCCGCAGCCGGAACCGACCGGTCCGGACTTCTCCATGGAGCGGCTGCGCGAGCAGATCGCGGACGGGTGGTCGCAGTACCACGCAGCCGAGTTCGACTCCGTGATGAAGAGCCTGCCCGACCTGATCACCGACGCGCGTTCTGCCACGGTGTCCGGGAGCGACGACGACCGCAGGGCCGGTTTCGCAGCCCTGGGTAAGGCGCTCCAGCTTGCTGGACACGTCGCCGTGCGCATGGGCAAGACGGACCTTGCCCTGACGAGCCTGGAGCGGGCCATAAGCGCAGCGGAGCAGTCCGCAGACCCGCTCCTGGTCCCCATGGTCGTGAACTCTGTCGCCTGGACCTACCAGCGGCAAGGCCGTCTGGAAGACGCCCTGGGGATCGCCCTGCGCTCGGCTGAAGCGATCGAGAGCGGCGGGCACACAGACACCGCCGACGGCCTGAAGGTGTGGGGCGCCCTGACCATGAGCGCCGCCACCTCTGCCGCGCGGAGTGGCGACTACGAGCGTGCGGCGGAGCTGATGGCGGGGGCTGAGAAGGAAGCCGCCCGCGTCTCGAAGCTCCCTGCGGGCAGCGACAACCGCATGGTGAGCGTCTTCAGCCCGTCGTCGGTCCGTATCGAACGCGTCCGCCTCGCCGTGCAGTACGGGCACCCGCAAGACGCCTTGGCGCTCGCCAAGGGGATGCGACTGAGCAAGGACACCCCGCCGTCGTGGCGCACGTGGCTGCTGCTGGACGTAGCGCGAGCGCACACGGACACCGGGGATGCCGCCGGGGCGGTGAAGGCGCTGGAGTCCCTGCGCCGGGTGGCCCCAACATGGATGCAGCACCACACGTTGGCCGTGGCGATCGTGCGGGACCTGTGGGCGCTCCCCAACCACCCCGCGGGGCTGCGGCCGTTGGCGGAGTTCCTGGGGGTCAGCGAATAG
- a CDS encoding ATP-binding protein: MPQPTTRARPTGYPGYSETLPRESGSAGTARRLVRVALAVWGLDDLADDGVLIVSELVSNAVQHARRESIRVIVDRPGAVRVCIGVVDFSKVPPAPRAPDDESEGGRGLALVAELADHWGTEPLPWGKRVWAELDGKARG, translated from the coding sequence ATGCCGCAACCTACAACGAGGGCACGTCCGACCGGCTACCCCGGGTACAGCGAGACGCTGCCGCGCGAGTCCGGGAGCGCGGGCACAGCCCGGCGCCTGGTGCGCGTCGCGCTCGCCGTCTGGGGGCTGGACGACCTGGCCGACGACGGCGTTCTGATCGTCTCCGAGCTGGTGTCCAACGCCGTCCAGCATGCCCGGAGAGAGTCCATCCGGGTCATCGTGGACAGGCCCGGGGCGGTCCGGGTGTGCATCGGCGTCGTGGACTTCTCGAAGGTGCCACCTGCGCCCCGAGCGCCGGACGACGAGAGCGAGGGCGGGCGCGGCCTCGCACTCGTGGCGGAGCTGGCCGACCACTGGGGCACTGAGCCGCTTCCGTGGGGCAAGCGGGTGTGGGCGGAACTGGACGGGAAGGCACGAGGATGA
- the dapD gene encoding 2,3,4,5-tetrahydropyridine-2,6-dicarboxylate N-succinyltransferase — MTDTTAPRTTGAVAAGLATIAADGTVLDTWFPAPELVAEPGPSGSERLSAERAVELLGDGAVKAAGPDARRGVEVVAVRTVIASLDEKPVDAHDAYLRLHLLSHRLVRPHGQNLDGLFAHLANVAWTSLGPVAVDDVEKVRLNARAEGLHLAVTSIDKFPRMTDYVAPKGVRIADADRVRLGAHLAAGTTVMHEGFVNFNAGTLGTSMVEGRISAGVVVGDGSDIGGGASTMGTLSGGGNVRITIGERCLIGAEAGVGIALGDECVVEAGLYVTAGTRVTMPDGQIVKARELSGASNILFRRNSVTGKVEARPNNAVWGGLNEVLHSHN, encoded by the coding sequence ATGACCGACACGACTGCTCCTCGTACCACCGGCGCCGTGGCCGCCGGGCTCGCCACGATCGCCGCCGACGGCACCGTCCTCGACACCTGGTTCCCGGCCCCCGAACTGGTCGCCGAACCGGGCCCCTCCGGCTCCGAGCGGCTGTCCGCCGAACGCGCGGTGGAACTGCTCGGCGACGGCGCCGTGAAGGCGGCCGGCCCGGACGCCCGCCGTGGTGTCGAGGTGGTCGCGGTCCGTACGGTCATCGCCTCGCTCGACGAGAAGCCGGTCGACGCGCACGACGCGTACCTGCGGCTGCACCTGCTCTCGCACCGGCTGGTGCGACCGCACGGGCAGAACCTCGACGGTCTCTTCGCCCACCTCGCCAACGTGGCCTGGACCTCGCTCGGTCCGGTCGCCGTCGACGACGTGGAGAAGGTGCGGCTGAACGCCCGCGCCGAGGGTCTGCACCTCGCGGTGACCTCGATCGACAAGTTCCCGCGCATGACGGACTACGTGGCCCCCAAGGGGGTCCGGATCGCCGACGCCGACCGGGTCCGCCTCGGCGCGCACCTCGCCGCGGGCACCACGGTCATGCACGAGGGGTTCGTGAACTTCAACGCCGGCACGCTCGGTACGTCGATGGTCGAGGGACGCATCTCGGCCGGCGTCGTGGTCGGGGACGGCTCGGACATCGGCGGCGGCGCGTCCACCATGGGCACGCTGTCGGGAGGCGGCAACGTCCGCATCACCATCGGCGAGCGGTGCCTGATCGGGGCCGAGGCGGGCGTGGGCATCGCCCTCGGCGACGAGTGCGTGGTCGAGGCCGGGCTGTACGTCACGGCGGGGACGCGGGTGACGATGCCGGACGGGCAGATCGTGAAGGCGCGTGAACTGTCCGGGGCGTCCAACATCCTGTTCCGGCGCAATTCCGTGACCGGGAAGGTGGAGGCCCGGCCCAACAACGCAGTGTGGGGCGGCCTGAACGAGGTTCTCCACAGCCACAACTGA
- a CDS encoding SigE family RNA polymerase sigma factor encodes MDAQGHEQFRDFVENRSSALLRTAVLLSGGDRHAAEDLLQNALVKAVGRWHRIDEPEAYVRQILYRQQVSRWRLKWRRRELTVAEPPDAPAGSVAAGEASAATELRVVMRGALARLTARQRTVLVLRYFEDLPEADVARILGCSVGTVRSTTHRSLARLRTLAPELSALGAADAEESPSRDFAPVEARP; translated from the coding sequence ATGGATGCCCAGGGGCACGAGCAGTTCCGTGACTTCGTGGAGAACCGGTCGTCAGCGCTGCTGAGGACCGCCGTCCTGCTCAGCGGCGGTGACCGCCACGCGGCCGAGGACCTGCTGCAGAACGCGCTGGTCAAGGCGGTCGGCCGCTGGCACCGCATCGACGAGCCGGAAGCCTACGTACGGCAGATCCTGTACCGCCAGCAGGTGAGCCGCTGGCGGCTGAAATGGCGGCGCCGGGAGCTGACCGTCGCCGAGCCGCCCGACGCGCCGGCCGGGTCGGTGGCCGCGGGCGAGGCCTCCGCCGCCACCGAACTGCGGGTCGTGATGCGCGGAGCGCTGGCGCGGCTCACCGCCCGGCAGCGGACCGTGCTCGTGCTCCGCTACTTCGAGGACCTGCCGGAGGCCGACGTGGCCCGCATCCTCGGCTGCTCGGTCGGGACCGTACGGTCCACCACGCACCGCTCGCTCGCCCGGCTGCGCACCCTCGCGCCGGAGCTGTCCGCACTCGGCGCGGCCGACGCCGAAGAGAGCCCGTCCCGCGACTTCGCACCTGTGGAGGCACGCCCGTGA
- a CDS encoding WD40 repeat domain-containing protein, whose protein sequence is MKMDQLVREVLHEQAEQATVTPPDFAGRILAVRRRRRTRTLTGAALAMVVAVAVGVAVPVLDGGKDEPRLASQMNRSDIIAHPDQTPPRDLIAAGDTALAAYYTTGMVKESADRGVSRRTYHLLDQRTGTYVKTTKWSVVDIAPGMRTAVVLEKDLPARRIGLLDLLTGEVERWITVDRGVAGVEFSPDGSKLVATTYSKNPDLLSRADYDSDGDGKKNDWTPQYGTSYRTGFYVLDVDSGDGSWSGVTSPGDGMGMPLNARQDFAFSDDGKLVYSGLTMEPHMQYYDFEGNEVDKPANAKYLHWFVGAGLSPNGKLAAGDFAGGGKTTASAINDPYTGKRLHKVPGQQLLAWADDKRLIAWDIEPGTNEFHNRLVLVTIGSGKTVPLSGFRQGNDGAAGRWQAVFAQR, encoded by the coding sequence GTGAAGATGGATCAGCTCGTACGCGAGGTCCTGCACGAGCAGGCCGAGCAGGCCACGGTCACGCCGCCCGACTTCGCGGGCCGGATCCTCGCCGTCCGACGCCGCCGCCGGACCCGTACGCTCACGGGCGCCGCGCTCGCCATGGTGGTCGCCGTCGCCGTCGGAGTGGCGGTGCCCGTCCTGGACGGCGGCAAGGACGAACCCAGGCTGGCCAGCCAGATGAACCGGAGCGACATCATCGCCCACCCGGACCAGACACCGCCGCGCGACCTCATCGCGGCGGGCGACACCGCGCTGGCCGCCTACTACACGACCGGCATGGTCAAGGAGAGCGCGGACCGGGGGGTCTCCCGGCGCACGTACCACCTGCTCGACCAGAGGACGGGCACGTACGTGAAGACCACGAAGTGGTCCGTCGTCGACATCGCCCCCGGCATGCGCACCGCCGTCGTCCTGGAGAAGGACCTGCCCGCCCGGCGGATCGGGCTGCTCGACCTCCTCACCGGCGAGGTCGAGCGCTGGATCACCGTCGACCGGGGCGTCGCGGGCGTCGAGTTCTCCCCCGACGGCAGCAAGCTCGTGGCGACGACGTACAGCAAGAACCCCGACCTGCTGTCCCGGGCGGACTACGACAGCGACGGGGACGGCAAGAAGAACGACTGGACGCCGCAGTACGGCACGTCGTACCGGACCGGCTTCTACGTCCTGGACGTCGACTCCGGCGACGGATCGTGGAGCGGGGTCACCAGCCCCGGCGACGGTATGGGCATGCCCCTCAACGCCCGCCAGGACTTCGCCTTCAGCGACGACGGCAAGCTCGTCTACTCCGGGCTCACCATGGAACCCCACATGCAGTACTACGACTTCGAGGGCAACGAGGTGGACAAGCCGGCGAACGCGAAGTACCTGCACTGGTTCGTCGGCGCCGGTCTGTCCCCGAACGGCAAGCTCGCCGCGGGCGACTTCGCGGGCGGTGGCAAAACCACCGCCTCCGCCATCAACGACCCCTACACCGGCAAGCGGCTCCACAAGGTCCCGGGACAGCAACTGCTCGCCTGGGCCGACGACAAGCGACTCATCGCGTGGGACATCGAACCCGGCACGAACGAGTTCCACAACCGGCTCGTGCTCGTCACGATCGGCAGTGGGAAGACCGTCCCGCTGAGCGGTTTCCGCCAGGGCAACGACGGCGCGGCCGGGCGCTGGCAGGCGGTCTTCGCCCAGCGCTGA
- the dapA gene encoding 4-hydroxy-tetrahydrodipicolinate synthase, with protein sequence MVTPFTAEGLLDLDGAQRLAERLVSEGCDGLVLSGTTGESPTTTDAEKSALVRAVAEAVGDRAAIVAGVGTADTRHTVELALEAEKAGADGLLVVAPYYSRPPQDAVEAHFRAVADASGLPLALYDIPDRTGTRVEPETVLRLAGHPRIVAVKDCAYDLLGTQKVLARTDLAYYAGCDEYALALYAVGGAGYISTVANAVPGRLRAVLDAFDAGNTGGAARRQQRVIPLIELMTASGLPGTVTAKALLNSLGLPAGPVRAPLLPAGHEVTDGLLAAYERLVAGA encoded by the coding sequence ATGGTCACCCCCTTCACCGCGGAGGGGCTGCTCGACCTGGACGGCGCACAGCGGCTCGCCGAGCGGCTGGTCTCCGAGGGCTGCGACGGACTGGTGCTGTCCGGTACCACCGGCGAGTCCCCGACCACGACGGACGCCGAGAAGTCCGCTCTCGTACGGGCGGTGGCCGAGGCGGTCGGGGACCGCGCGGCGATCGTCGCGGGCGTCGGGACGGCCGACACCCGCCACACCGTCGAGCTCGCCCTGGAGGCCGAGAAGGCGGGCGCGGACGGCCTGCTGGTCGTCGCGCCGTACTACAGCAGGCCTCCGCAGGACGCCGTCGAGGCCCACTTCCGCGCTGTCGCGGACGCCTCGGGACTGCCGCTCGCCCTCTACGACATTCCGGACCGCACCGGCACCCGTGTCGAGCCGGAGACCGTGCTGCGGCTCGCCGGGCACCCGCGGATCGTGGCAGTCAAGGACTGCGCGTACGACCTGCTCGGCACCCAGAAGGTGCTGGCCCGCACGGACCTCGCGTACTACGCGGGCTGCGACGAGTACGCGCTGGCCCTGTACGCGGTGGGCGGCGCCGGATACATCAGCACGGTGGCGAACGCCGTGCCCGGGCGACTCCGGGCCGTCCTCGACGCGTTCGACGCGGGAAACACCGGCGGGGCGGCCCGGCGCCAGCAACGGGTGATCCCGCTCATCGAGTTGATGACGGCGTCCGGCCTGCCCGGCACGGTCACCGCGAAGGCCCTGCTCAACTCCCTGGGCCTGCCCGCCGGTCCGGTACGGGCACCGCTGCTGCCCGCCGGCCACGAGGTGACCGACGGGCTGCTGGCCGCGTACGAGCGACTGGTGGCCGGCGCCTGA
- a CDS encoding phage holin family protein, with translation MTGTTDRRPDQQHSVGELVGQATEQLSELVRQEIRLAKEELTEKGKRAGRGGGMLGAAGAVAYVGLMALSATGAAALSLVLPVWAAALIVTVVLFVIAGVLAKTGRSQLGRATPPVPERALDSVRADVDEIKERAHR, from the coding sequence ATGACCGGGACCACGGACCGGCGACCGGACCAGCAGCACTCGGTGGGTGAACTCGTCGGGCAGGCCACCGAACAGCTTTCGGAGCTCGTACGGCAGGAGATACGGCTCGCGAAAGAGGAGTTGACGGAAAAGGGGAAGCGCGCCGGGCGCGGCGGCGGCATGCTGGGCGCGGCCGGCGCCGTCGCCTATGTGGGACTGATGGCCCTGTCGGCGACCGGCGCAGCCGCCCTCTCCCTGGTGCTGCCCGTGTGGGCGGCGGCGCTCATCGTGACCGTCGTGCTCTTCGTGATCGCGGGCGTGCTGGCCAAGACCGGCCGTTCGCAGCTCGGCCGTGCCACCCCGCCCGTGCCGGAAAGGGCGCTCGACAGCGTCCGGGCCGACGTCGACGAGATCAAGGAAAGGGCTCACCGATGA
- a CDS encoding DUF3618 domain-containing protein, whose protein sequence is MKDSNDAVQAGGTGGDADNPVGVAEGPDELRRRIEATRSQLGDTVEELAAKVDVKAQAKARGAELKEKASEAGHVVQEKAVVAGQVVQDKAVQAGQVVQERVPQPVRDAVASAVRAGRRLPRPVLIAGAVVVVAGLVLRRRNGRR, encoded by the coding sequence ATGAAGGACAGCAACGACGCCGTGCAGGCAGGCGGAACCGGTGGGGACGCGGACAACCCCGTCGGTGTCGCCGAGGGGCCCGATGAGCTCCGGCGTCGGATCGAGGCGACCCGCAGCCAGCTCGGCGACACGGTCGAGGAGCTGGCGGCGAAGGTCGACGTGAAGGCGCAGGCGAAGGCTCGGGGCGCCGAACTCAAGGAAAAGGCGTCCGAGGCGGGCCACGTCGTCCAGGAGAAGGCCGTCGTGGCCGGGCAGGTCGTCCAGGACAAGGCCGTACAGGCCGGGCAGGTCGTCCAGGAGCGGGTGCCCCAGCCGGTACGCGACGCGGTGGCCTCGGCCGTCCGGGCGGGGCGGCGGCTTCCCCGGCCCGTACTGATCGCCGGTGCCGTGGTCGTGGTGGCGGGACTGGTGCTGCGGCGGCGCAACGGCCGCCGCTGA
- a CDS encoding MFS transporter, whose amino-acid sequence MNVTTSATTAGGPQGRRAATLVMACVGVFVAYLPVTTVSVSLPAIQRAMHASTAQLAWVSDAFVLPMAALILTAGVVGDVHGRKKVFQAGLAFCAAGAATALSAQSIEVLWAGQALAGVGAAALLPTTLALISHVVPDPRERGKFIGLWATSLLSALALGPIIAGIVLEHFAWRWIYLLAVPVSLVAMACAARLLTDSRAAGSRRLDWPGQLTAALAITALVYGVIEGGADSFSDAKVLVALSTAVVAGVVFVLVERRSDSPMLDLKLFRSAAFSATTLVAMISFLGLIGFFFALSLYFGMVQQLSTLEAGARLVTVSLMAILVGAPVGRLMHRVSARALITGGLLVSAASLLSLTTVDADTSYLSLVWRLALLGLGMGLVITPMTATAVASVPHHLAGMAAAGNNAFRQVGGALGPAVLGALLTSRATGSLPGHLTEAGLTGAQRQSVVAAVDEGGLGAVAGMDLGPAQGRALGALSEAFLDGLHLCLIVSAALTLLAAAVAAVLLRGPRRSATLLAGSGTGTEVPAQRGADEPRPEFDLR is encoded by the coding sequence GTGAACGTCACAACCAGCGCGACCACCGCGGGCGGCCCGCAGGGCCGGCGGGCGGCCACGCTCGTCATGGCCTGTGTGGGCGTGTTCGTCGCCTACCTGCCGGTGACCACCGTCTCGGTGAGCCTGCCGGCCATCCAGCGGGCGATGCATGCCTCGACGGCCCAACTGGCCTGGGTGTCCGACGCGTTCGTGCTGCCCATGGCCGCCCTCATCCTCACCGCCGGGGTCGTCGGTGACGTCCACGGCCGCAAGAAGGTCTTCCAGGCGGGCCTCGCCTTCTGCGCCGCGGGCGCCGCGACGGCCCTGTCCGCCCAGTCGATCGAGGTCCTCTGGGCAGGTCAGGCCCTCGCCGGCGTGGGCGCGGCCGCGCTGCTGCCCACGACCCTGGCGCTGATCAGCCATGTCGTCCCCGACCCCCGGGAGCGCGGCAAGTTCATCGGCCTGTGGGCGACCTCCCTGCTGTCGGCCCTGGCCCTCGGCCCGATCATCGCCGGGATCGTCCTCGAACACTTCGCCTGGCGGTGGATCTACCTGCTGGCGGTCCCCGTCTCGCTCGTCGCGATGGCCTGCGCGGCCCGGCTGCTGACCGACTCCCGCGCCGCCGGCTCGCGCCGGCTGGACTGGCCCGGCCAGCTCACCGCCGCCCTGGCGATCACCGCGCTGGTCTACGGGGTCATCGAGGGCGGCGCCGACTCCTTCTCGGACGCCAAGGTGCTGGTGGCCCTGTCCACCGCCGTCGTCGCCGGTGTCGTCTTCGTCCTCGTGGAGCGGCGCAGCGACAGTCCGATGCTGGACCTGAAGCTGTTCCGCAGTGCGGCCTTCAGCGCCACCACCCTGGTCGCCATGATCAGCTTCCTGGGTCTGATCGGGTTCTTCTTCGCCCTGAGCCTCTACTTCGGCATGGTCCAGCAGCTCAGCACCCTGGAGGCGGGCGCCCGGCTGGTCACGGTCAGCCTGATGGCCATCCTGGTGGGTGCGCCGGTCGGGCGCCTGATGCACCGGGTCTCGGCCCGCGCCCTGATCACCGGCGGTCTGCTCGTCAGCGCGGCCTCCCTGCTGTCCCTCACCACCGTCGACGCCGACACCTCGTACCTCTCGCTGGTCTGGCGGCTGGCGCTGCTGGGCCTCGGCATGGGCCTGGTCATCACCCCGATGACGGCCACCGCGGTCGCCTCCGTACCGCACCACCTGGCCGGGATGGCGGCCGCGGGCAACAACGCCTTCCGGCAGGTCGGCGGCGCCCTCGGCCCCGCCGTCCTGGGCGCGCTGCTGACCAGCCGGGCCACCGGCTCGCTGCCCGGGCACCTCACCGAAGCGGGCCTGACGGGTGCCCAGCGGCAGAGCGTCGTCGCCGCCGTGGACGAGGGCGGGCTCGGCGCGGTCGCCGGGATGGACCTGGGCCCGGCCCAGGGGCGTGCCCTCGGCGCGCTGTCCGAGGCCTTCCTCGACGGCCTGCACCTGTGTCTGATCGTCTCCGCGGCCCTGACCCTGCTCGCCGCGGCGGTGGCCGCGGTCCTGCTGCGCGGCCCGCGCCGGTCGGCGACCCTGCTGGCCGGCTCCGGTACCGGTACCGAGGTGCCGGCGCAGCGCGGGGCCGACGAGCCCCGGCCGGAATTCGACCTCCGGTGA